GTACCCGTCGAATTCATTGTCGCGACAATCTTGCGGGCGACAAGTCCCGACTTGCCCAGGCCCGTGACGATGACGCGCCCTGTGCAATTGAAGATCAGGTCAACTGCGGCGGAAAAGTTCTCGTCGATTTTCGATTCGAGGGCCTGAATGGCCTCCGCTTCGATGCGGACGACTTCCTTGCCTCGTCTGATTGCAGTATCCATTCTGTGACTCCGGAGATAACTGGACCGCGCTCGATTCTACGATCACATCCCTGTCTTTCCCTGCCTGAAGAGCCGGCGCGTGGCTCGTCTGAACCAGTTGAAACCTGCCTCCGACTGAACAACCAGAGGTTCCCCCAGAAAAACTTTTGTGCGCAACCTGTTGTAGGACGAAAAGGCGCCCGTCAAGGCCGCGTCGCTGTGCGTATCAAGGTCGGTGAAAAGGCGCTTTGAATCAGGGACAGTCCTGCGATCCTGCGCCCGGTTCTGAAGCATCAACTCATTGTAGAAACTCGTGACGGGTATCGGGTGATTGACTCCGGTCTGAGCGTCAAACACCCAGAGCCGATGATCCTCCGCACAGACAGCGAGAATCAGTGAATGACCTGATACCGTTTTCATCTCCACTTCCCTCAGAGCAGCGCCACAGTTCGGACAAGGCCGGTTCGGCAGCCATTCCGACAGCGTCCACCGGCGATACGACTCGATTCCGAGGGATAGATCCGCCTCAGAAGGCCCGGAGATCTCGTATTCCAGCTGGTCCTAAAGACGTTCCCGCACACTGATCGTTACATCCTCTTTCCCAAGTTTCACGGTACCGAATGCGAATATCTGCGGAAGCGGAGACTCAACGTCAGGCGTCAGACCATGTGAACCGAGGATGTAGTTTCCCTCTTCCCTCCGACCTTTTCCCACAACCATCCATTGACTCACAAGCCTGCGATACTGAGCGTATCCCGGCCGATCCTCCGGAAGCACCCACAGGAGCAATGCACGCTCGGGCTCCGAGAGTCGACGGGGAAAGGACTCCTCAAGCCCCATGACGGGCTCCTTCAGGATTGAGCGTCGAGAATGAGATCGATCACTTCGCGCACGGCGCCTTTACCGCCTGAGCGCACGCAAACATAGTCGACCTGAGAAAGTACGCGCCGCACCGCGTCCGCAGGAGCAGCTGAGAATCCAACGCACTGGAGCACGGGAAGATCGGGTTCGTCATCTCCCATGTATGCCACCTGGGAATCGGTGAGTGCCATTTTCTTCTTGATTTTCCCGTAGGCCGCTAGCTTGTTGTCGAGATTCTGGTGGAGTTCCGTGATCCCAAGCTCCTTCGCTCTTACTTTGACGATCGATGACACTCTTCCGGTGATGATGCCAACCTTCACGCCCCTTCGCTGGAGCATAACGATTCCGTATCCATCCTTCGTGTTAAACTGCTTGAGCTCTTCGCCCCGGCCGGAATAATAGATTCCGCCGTCGGTCATCACTCCATCCACATCAAGAAGGAGGAGTCTGATCCTGCGAAGCACTGAGCGTTGTGGGATTTTCGTTGGCAAGGTCGGTCTTTGAAGGTCTACCGCTCTTTCAGATCCTTTTTCACGACGGCGTCGATCGCCATCACCTGCTTGACCAGGTCGTCAAGCAGATCGAGCCTGAGCTGGCTTGCAGGGTCACTGAGAGCCTTTGACGGGTTCGGATGCGCTTCGACAAAGAGCGCGTCGCATCCGGCTGCGACCCCGGCCCGCGCAATGGGGAAGATGAATTCGGGCTGACCACCGCTCCGGGTCTTGTCTCCTCCGGGCAACTGGACTGAGTGGGTTGCATCGAGCACAACGGGGAATCCGAATCGCCTCATAATCGGAAGCGAGCGCATGTCGACAACCAGGTTGTTGTATCCGAATGTCGTGCCGCGTTCCGTCAGGAGCACCTTCTTGTTGCCGGTCATCGCCACTTTTTCGGCTGCCAGGCGCATATCAGCCGGCGCCAGAAACTGCCCCTTCTTGATATTGACGACTTTTCCCGTTCTCCCGGCGGCCTGCAGAAGCTCCGTCTGTCGGGACAGAAACGCGGGTATCTGGAGAACGTCCACAACTTGGGCTGCTTTCACCGCGTCTTCTGCGGTGTGGATGTCGGTCAGTACCGGTATACCAAACCGCGTACGGACCTCGGCGAGAATCTCGAGGGCATCCTCATCACCTATTGAAACAAAGGAATGAGCGCTTGTGCGGTTTGCTTTCTTGTAGGAAGACTTGAAGATCAGCGGGATGCCGCGGCGTTCTGCAATGTGAACGATTTTCTCTGCTGTCGAGAGAATCATCTTTCTGCTTTCGACAACGCACGGCCCGGCGATCAGGACGAGCGGACCATTGCCACCGATTCGTATGTCACC
This genomic window from Ignavibacteriales bacterium contains:
- a CDS encoding HAD hydrolase family protein; its protein translation is MPTKIPQRSVLRRIRLLLLDVDGVMTDGGIYYSGRGEELKQFNTKDGYGIVMLQRRGVKVGIITGRVSSIVKVRAKELGITELHQNLDNKLAAYGKIKKKMALTDSQVAYMGDDEPDLPVLQCVGFSAAPADAVRRVLSQVDYVCVRSGGKGAVREVIDLILDAQS
- the kdsA gene encoding 3-deoxy-8-phosphooctulonate synthase, whose amino-acid sequence is MIVRIGDIRIGGNGPLVLIAGPCVVESRKMILSTAEKIVHIAERRGIPLIFKSSYKKANRTSAHSFVSIGDEDALEILAEVRTRFGIPVLTDIHTAEDAVKAAQVVDVLQIPAFLSRQTELLQAAGRTGKVVNIKKGQFLAPADMRLAAEKVAMTGNKKVLLTERGTTFGYNNLVVDMRSLPIMRRFGFPVVLDATHSVQLPGGDKTRSGGQPEFIFPIARAGVAAGCDALFVEAHPNPSKALSDPASQLRLDLLDDLVKQVMAIDAVVKKDLKER